In the Vigna radiata var. radiata cultivar VC1973A unplaced genomic scaffold, Vradiata_ver6 scaffold_223, whole genome shotgun sequence genome, one interval contains:
- the LOC106753315 gene encoding uncharacterized protein LOC106753315 isoform X2 produces MQSLSLSMSLRSGSAANLLLLGSEARVRRRSRSVIVACASEGDSGSSSTSSFLSRTQTYALLKQQLQVAAKSEDYKEAARIRDSLKLFEEEEPVLRLRRLLKEAIAEERFQDAASYRDELKKIAPHSLLKCCSDATTLGIRVQVRSVYIEGRSQPSKGLYFFAYRIRITNNSDHPVQLLRRHWIITDANGKTENVWGIGVVGEQPLILPGNSFEYSSACPLSTPNGRMEGDYEMIHVERVGSRSFNVTIAPFSLSLLGDDEGCNI; encoded by the exons ATGCAATCGTTATCGTTAAGTATGAGTCTGAGGAGTGGTAGTGCAGCGAATTTACTGTTGCTGGGTTCGGAGGcgagagtgagaagaagaagcagaagTGTGATCGTAGCGTGTGCTTCGGAGGGAGACAGTGGTAGCAGTAGCACCAGCTCCTTTCTTTCTCGGACCCAAACCTACGCTCTTCTTAAGCAACAGTTGCAAGTAGCTGCTAAATCTGAG GACTACAAGGAAGCTGCTAGAATTCGAGATTCGTTGAAGTTGTTTGAGGAAGAGGAGCCTGTGTTGCGTCTGAGGAGACTGTTGAAGGAAGCAATTGCGGAAGAGAGATTCCAG GATGCTGCTAGTTATCGTGATGAGCTAAAAAAAATTGCCCCACACTCTCTTTTAAAATGCTGCAGTGATGCTACAACATTG GGAATCAGGGTGCAAGTTAGGAGTGTATATATAGAGGGCAGAAGTCAGCCTTCGAAGGGGTTATACTTCTTCGCATATAGAATAAGAATTACCAATAACTCAGACCACCCTGTTCAACTTCTTAGAAGGCATTGGATTATAACTGATGCTAACGGGAAGACGGAAAATGTCTG GGGAATTGGAGTTGTTGGTGAACAGCCGTTAATACTTCCTGGAAATAGTTTTGAATACTCTTCAGCCTGCCCACTGAGCACACCAAATGGAAGAATG GAAGGTGACTATGAAATGATCCATGTTGAAAGAGTAGGCTCACGATCATTCAATGTGACCATAGCCccgttttctctctctcttcttggAGATGATGAAGGTTGTAATATTTGA
- the LOC106753311 gene encoding triose phosphate/phosphate translocator, non-green plastid, chloroplastic produces MQSIVLSFSPLLSLRKLHTTLSPSTAKPNRILTFSSSFSSFPCQRSSPSFFKLARSPRLLHAGPTSVPEGSAAEFSGGNRLLNILEMGSLFAFWILFNIYFNIYNKQVLKVYHFPLTVSTIQFAIGTLLVAFMWGFNLYKRPRLCGAQLAAIWPLAVVHTLGNLFTNMSLGMVAVSFTHTIKAMEPFFSVLLSAMFLGENPTAWVVGSLVPVVGGVALASATEASFNWAGFWSAMASNLTNQSRNVLSKKLMVNMEESMDNITLFSIITVMSFLISAPLTLLIEGVKFTPTYLQTSGLNVNELCIRSLLAALCYHAYQQVAYMILQKVSPVTHSVGNCVKRVVVIVSSVIFFRTPVSPINALGTAIALAGVFLYSRVKRLKSKTI; encoded by the exons ATGCAGAGCATAGTTCTTTCTTTCTCCCCTTTGCTTTCTCTCCGCAAACTTCACACCACTCTCTCTCCTTCCACTGCCAAACCCAACCGCATTCTcactttctcttcctctttctcttcattCCCATGTCAACgctcttctccttcttttttCAAACTTGCTCGCTCTCCTCGCTTGCTCCATGCCGGACCAACCTCCGTCCCGGAGGGCAGTGCCGCCGAGTTCTCTGGGGGCAACAGGCTGCTCAACATTCTGGAAATGGGTTCCCTGTTTGCGTTCTGGATCCTCTTCAACATCTACTTCAACATCTATAACAAACAGGTCTTGAAAGTTTACCATTTCCCTTTAACCGTTAGCACGATTCAGTTTGCCATTGGGACTCTCCTCGTAGCGTTCATGTGGGGTTTTAATCTCTACAAGAGGCCAAGACTCTGTGGCGCGCAG CTTGCAGCCATATGGCCACTGGCTGTGGTTCACACTTTAGGGAATCTTTTTACTAACATGAGTCTTGGGATGGTTGCTGTGTCTTTTACTCACACAATAAAAGCTATGGAGCCTTTTTTTTCAGTGCTCCTTTCTGCCATGTTTCTTGGAGAG AATCCTACTGCATGGGTGGTTGGTTCCCTTGTGCCTGTTGTTGGTGGGGTAGCGCTAGCATCTGCTACCGAGGCCTCTTTCAATTG GGCTGGATTTTGGAGTGCAATGGCTTCCAATTTGACAAATCAATCTCGTAATGTTCTTAGCAAAAAGCTTATGGTTAACATGGAG GAATCTATGGACAACATAACTCTCTTCTCAATAATAACAGTTATGTCCTTCTTGATATCAGCACCTCTAACTTTGTTAATAGAGGGTGTTAAATTTACCCCTACTTACCTGCAAACTTCT GGATTAAATGTTAACGAATTGTGCATCAGATCTCTTCTAGCTGCGCTATGTTACCATGCCTATCAGCAA GTTGCGTATATGATACTGCAGAAGGTGTCACCTGTTACCCACTCTGTAGGAAATTGTGTGAAAAGGGTTGTGGTGATCGTGAGCTCGGTCATCTTCTTCCGAACTCCAGTATCACCAATTAACGCACTTG GCACTGCTATAGCTCTTGCTGGTGTTTTCCTGTATTCCAGGGTGAAGCGACTCAAGTCAAAGACGATCTAG
- the LOC106753315 gene encoding polymerase delta-interacting protein 2 isoform X1 encodes MQSLSLSMSLRSGSAANLLLLGSEARVRRRSRSVIVACASEGDSGSSSTSSFLSRTQTYALLKQQLQVAAKSEDYKEAARIRDSLKLFEEEEPVLRLRRLLKEAIAEERFQFYTWAPFPLSFQDAASYRDELKKIAPHSLLKCCSDATTLGIRVQVRSVYIEGRSQPSKGLYFFAYRIRITNNSDHPVQLLRRHWIITDANGKTENVWGIGVVGEQPLILPGNSFEYSSACPLSTPNGRMEGDYEMIHVERVGSRSFNVTIAPFSLSLLGDDEGCNI; translated from the exons ATGCAATCGTTATCGTTAAGTATGAGTCTGAGGAGTGGTAGTGCAGCGAATTTACTGTTGCTGGGTTCGGAGGcgagagtgagaagaagaagcagaagTGTGATCGTAGCGTGTGCTTCGGAGGGAGACAGTGGTAGCAGTAGCACCAGCTCCTTTCTTTCTCGGACCCAAACCTACGCTCTTCTTAAGCAACAGTTGCAAGTAGCTGCTAAATCTGAG GACTACAAGGAAGCTGCTAGAATTCGAGATTCGTTGAAGTTGTTTGAGGAAGAGGAGCCTGTGTTGCGTCTGAGGAGACTGTTGAAGGAAGCAATTGCGGAAGAGAGATTCCAG TTTTATACTTGGGCACCTTTTCCTCTGTCTTTCCAGGATGCTGCTAGTTATCGTGATGAGCTAAAAAAAATTGCCCCACACTCTCTTTTAAAATGCTGCAGTGATGCTACAACATTG GGAATCAGGGTGCAAGTTAGGAGTGTATATATAGAGGGCAGAAGTCAGCCTTCGAAGGGGTTATACTTCTTCGCATATAGAATAAGAATTACCAATAACTCAGACCACCCTGTTCAACTTCTTAGAAGGCATTGGATTATAACTGATGCTAACGGGAAGACGGAAAATGTCTG GGGAATTGGAGTTGTTGGTGAACAGCCGTTAATACTTCCTGGAAATAGTTTTGAATACTCTTCAGCCTGCCCACTGAGCACACCAAATGGAAGAATG GAAGGTGACTATGAAATGATCCATGTTGAAAGAGTAGGCTCACGATCATTCAATGTGACCATAGCCccgttttctctctctcttcttggAGATGATGAAGGTTGTAATATTTGA
- the LOC106753292 gene encoding GDSL esterase/lipase At5g62930 yields MMRPKIVLFGDSITEQSIRENGWGVPLANAYSRRADVLVRGYGGYNTRWAMFLLNHLFPLDSTTPPIATTIFFGANDAALLGRTSERQHVPIEEFKDNLRKFVRHLKECSQTMQIVLITPPPVSEQGRLDYAKSQYGENATKVPERTNEVTGQYANACVEVANELGVWYINLWSKMQETDNWQTKFLRDGLHLTTEGNTVLYEEVIKVFNEAGLSVDNLPFDFPHHSKIDSEHPERAFQEVCDVPV; encoded by the exons ATGATGAGACCAAAGATAGTGTTGTTTGGAGATTCCATAACAGAGCAATCGATCCGAGAGAATGGATGGGGTGTTCCGCTAGCCAATGCCTATTCCCGCAGG GCTGATGTACTTGTTCGTGGTTATGGTGGATATAACACTAGGTGGGCTATGTTCTTACTCAACCACCTTTTCCCTCTG GACTCCACTACACCACCTATTGCTACCACAATCTTCTTTGGTGCTAATGATGCAGCTTTGTTAGGAAGAACCAGTGAAAGGCAACATGTACCTATTGAAGAATTCAAAGACAACCTTAGAAAATTTGTTCGACACTTGAAG GAATGCTCACAAACTATGCAAATTGTGCTCATTACTCCACCTCCAGTCAGCGAGCAAGGACGCCTGGATTATGCAAA ATCCCAATATGGTGAGAACGCTACCAAAGTGCCTGAAAGAACAAATGAAGTAACTGGTCAATATGCTAATGCCTGTGTTGAGGTCGCAAATGAATTGGGCGTGTGGTATATCAATCTGTGGTCCAAAATGCAAGAAACAGATAACTGGCAAACGAAATTTTTGAG GGATGGGTTGCATCTGACAACAGAAGGAAATACAGTACTTTACGAAGAAGTGATAAAGGTGTTCAATGAAGCAGGACTTTCTGTTGATAACTTGCCATTTGATTTCCCTCACCACTCAAAAATTGATTCGGAACATCCTGAGAGAGCTTTCCAGGAGGTTTGTGATGTCCCAGTGTGA
- the LOC106753280 gene encoding transcription factor MYB98-like, producing the protein MDIQGNLTENYASQPMHVQENCLKPSMGDQLPFGVPSSQGFLQDFHHIHHFPVNDGSSSNPIFGVHTPFDHNVNCESAPPDFEVFECKPFAESNGSAHAHLMHNFQYVGYSLNLPRTNQLDMVVANQRFLPFSALETKPLNFVAPDEISCITPPNFYKKVGLNKNLRESPSTRRTFKARKKSNIVKGQWTSDEDRLLIQLVDQYGVRKWSHIAQALPGRIGKQCRERWHNHLRPDIKKDIWTEEEDKILIQAHAEIGNKWAEIAKKLPGRTENSIKNHWNATKRRQYSKRKCRSKYPRGSLLQEYIKSLNLDQNPPMDYRKKSVKNANAKTNNNGKAAAELLCGDQFCSNGQLVTKYDFNEVPEFCLDDNLFEEGCSIDSLLDDIQSGSTMDDKDFDGKVECAPTVEGKKSHHHHTEMMAPTMAIEVKKELDLVEMMSHHVNESSNI; encoded by the exons ATGGACATTCAAGGTAACCTCACAGAAAACTATGCCTCGCAGCCAATGCATGTGCAAGAAAACTGCCTCAAACCCAGCATGGGGGATCAGCTTCCTTTTGGAGTTCCTTCCTCACAGGGTTTCTTGCAAGATTTTCATCATATTCATCACTTTCCTGTGAATGATGGTTCCTCATCCAATCCCATTTTCGGGGTACATACTCCCTTTGATCACAATGTAAACTGTGAGTCTGCACCTCCTGATTTTGAAGTTTTTGAGTGCAAGCCTTTTGCTGAGAGCAATGGTAGTGCACATGCTCATCTGATGCACAATTTCCAATATGTAGGTTATAGTTTGAACCTCCCTCGGACGAATCAACTGGATATGGTGGTGGCAAACCAGAGATTCCTGCCCTTCAGTGCTCTAGAAACGAAACCTTTGAATTTTGTTGCACCAGATGAAATCTCATGCATAACCCCAcctaatttttataagaaagtTGGTTTGAATAAAAACCTTAGGGAATCCCCTAGCACTAGGAGAACATTCAAAGCTCGGAAGAAATCCAACATAGTGAAGGGGCAATGGACATCAGATGAAGACAG ATTGTTGATTCAACTGGTCGACCAATATGGAGTGAGGAAGTGGTCACACATAGCTCAGGCGTTGCCTGGGAGAATAGGGAAACAATGCAGAGAACGATGGCATAACCATTTAAGGCCAGACATTAAG AAGGACATATGGACTGAAGAAGAGGATAAAATACTGATCCAAGCTCACGCAGAGATAGGAAATAAGTGGGCAGAGATTGCAAAAAAGTTGCCTGGAAGAACTGAGAACTCCATCAAAAACCATTGGAACGCAACAAAGAGAAGACAATATTCCAAGAGAAAATGTCGTTCAAAGTACCCTAGAGGCTCTCTTCTTCAGGAATATATCAAGAGTTTGAACCTAGACCAAAATCCACCAATGGACTATCGTAAAAAATCTgttaaaaatgcaaatgcaaagaCAAACAATAACGGCAAAGCAGCAGCTGAGCTCCTGTGTGGTGATCAATTCTGTTCCAATGGGCAGTTGGTGACAAAGTATGATTTTAACGAGGTTCCAGAATTTTGTTTGGATGATAACTTGTTTGAAGAGGGGTGTAGCATTGATTCTCTGCTAGATGATATACAAAGTGGTTCTACTATGGATGACAAAGATTTTGATGGAAAAGTAGAATGTGCTCCTACTGTGGAGGGAAAAAAATCTCATCATCATCACACTGAGATGATGGCACCAACTATGGCGATTGAAGTTAAGAAGGAACTGGATTTGGTGGAGATGATGTCACATCACGTTAATGAAAGTAGTAATATATAA